In the Coleofasciculus sp. FACHB-1120 genome, one interval contains:
- a CDS encoding DUF3598 family protein: protein MASQWERLLQNLGEWQGSFTRLSPTGELLEDTPTVVSLEGLDNNQTIRQIIRRLPAGQPPDEKVLEYSSLGKSVLFFENGAFSQGSIQLAPFSEFGAELGLIDGHRRLRLVQIFNQNGQLDKITLIREKLAGSDVPERPHLTLDQLIGEWQGEAVTIYPDYRSPDTYSTKLKVDYEESGNVIQQLSFGDRTFSSTARMNGNILCFEQGSLPVQVLFLPDGASSNCPLQVKTGQSFVLEVGWLLQPDLRQRMIRRYSDKGEWISLTLVTERKV from the coding sequence ATGGCATCGCAATGGGAACGTTTGCTGCAAAATTTAGGGGAATGGCAAGGTTCCTTTACCCGCCTCTCACCCACTGGAGAATTACTGGAAGATACTCCTACCGTTGTTTCCCTAGAAGGCCTAGACAATAACCAAACGATTCGCCAAATCATCCGCCGCTTACCAGCCGGCCAACCCCCAGACGAGAAAGTTCTCGAATATAGTTCTTTAGGAAAAAGCGTTCTATTTTTTGAAAATGGAGCATTTTCCCAAGGTTCAATTCAACTAGCTCCTTTTTCCGAATTTGGAGCTGAACTTGGCTTAATTGATGGGCATCGGCGTCTGCGTTTGGTACAGATATTTAATCAAAATGGACAATTAGATAAAATTACCTTAATTCGAGAAAAGCTAGCTGGTTCAGACGTTCCGGAACGCCCACATCTAACCCTAGACCAATTGATAGGAGAATGGCAGGGAGAAGCAGTAACAATCTATCCAGATTATCGCTCACCCGATACTTATTCCACCAAGCTCAAAGTTGATTATGAAGAGAGTGGAAACGTAATTCAGCAATTGAGCTTTGGCGATCGTACTTTTAGCTCAACTGCAAGAATGAATGGTAACATTCTCTGCTTTGAGCAAGGTTCCTTACCCGTTCAAGTGTTGTTCTTACCGGATGGTGCTTCTTCCAATTGTCCGCTGCAAGTAAAAACGGGCCAATCTTTTGTTCTAGAAGTAGGTTGGTTATTGCAGCCCGATCTGCGCCAGCGAATGATTCGCCGCTATAGCGATAAAGGGGAATGGATTAGTCTTACCCTAGTTACAGAGCGTAAAGTGTAA
- a CDS encoding permease-like cell division protein FtsX, whose amino-acid sequence MFKFLSKLDYLLRETFLGLRRGGWMNWAAISTVTVLLFLFGMSLQASWQLERLLTQFGSQVEVSVYLDPGARVELVAPIVGKMPEVVDVKTISKEQAWESLVKELGMSEIDGATQQLEGNPLVDELKVKARTSEAVPLLAQKLGKVPGVDDVQYVDEAVQRLAQLNKGLSYVSLTITTVLTMTAVAVITTTIRLIVMARRREIEIMQLVGATTAWIYLPFILQGISFGLVGAAIAWVLISTIQRTLSNFLSAQPDFIQFLVNGLQLSPLQVLLLPLILLCLGGSVGLMGSLFAVRRFALR is encoded by the coding sequence GTGTTTAAATTCCTGAGTAAACTGGACTACCTGCTGCGCGAAACTTTCCTAGGATTGCGGCGTGGAGGGTGGATGAATTGGGCGGCAATCAGCACCGTTACCGTTTTGCTGTTCCTATTCGGCATGAGTTTACAGGCATCCTGGCAGCTAGAACGCCTGCTGACTCAATTTGGGAGCCAGGTGGAAGTATCGGTATATTTAGATCCCGGAGCGCGGGTGGAACTTGTTGCCCCAATCGTGGGAAAAATGCCAGAAGTGGTGGATGTAAAAACCATTTCCAAAGAGCAAGCTTGGGAATCCTTGGTAAAAGAACTGGGAATGTCAGAGATTGATGGTGCCACCCAGCAACTCGAAGGGAATCCTCTGGTGGATGAGTTGAAAGTGAAGGCGCGGACTTCCGAGGCAGTGCCCCTTTTAGCTCAAAAACTGGGGAAAGTTCCAGGGGTGGATGACGTGCAGTATGTAGATGAGGCGGTACAACGGCTGGCTCAGCTCAATAAAGGTTTGAGCTACGTAAGTCTCACGATCACTACTGTCCTAACGATGACCGCAGTTGCAGTAATTACCACAACGATTCGCCTGATTGTGATGGCACGACGGCGCGAGATCGAGATTATGCAACTGGTGGGAGCAACGACAGCTTGGATTTATCTACCGTTTATATTACAAGGCATTAGCTTTGGTTTAGTTGGGGCAGCGATCGCTTGGGTTCTCATTAGCACGATTCAGCGTACTTTAAGCAACTTCTTATCAGCCCAGCCCGATTTTATTCAATTTCTCGTAAACGGACTACAATTAAGTCCTCTACAAGTTTTATTGTTGCCGCTAATTTTGCTTTGTTTAGGCGGTTCAGTCGGCTTGATGGGGAGTTTGTTTGCTGTCCGCCGGTTTGCTTTGCGATAG
- a CDS encoding GNAT family N-acetyltransferase, whose translation MNQYRFKRSFSSDSSLSNKLFDLVEIVFPGIGKLTECGRKLGASWEDASTPFIRFHDGIAITHVGVLEIPMQIMGQMVTVGGVHGVCTRTEFRRRGYYREVMEEALEYCDKRYETLVLTTPNPEFYTPFGFRKLEEYVFKVRWDSRSSRDGFRILNFDNDKDLKLLHRLLETRTPVSNIVGVVKEKAVFCFNEGSLPIYYAEDLGLIACMEIKDTQLHLFDIVATQICPLKEIIDRIPQTIEEVTIYFSPELLDAGDIKAFPHEFDETVLMVRGTFAAEGEKFMLPRSARC comes from the coding sequence ATGAATCAGTATCGCTTTAAGCGGTCATTCTCTAGTGACTCCAGTTTAAGTAATAAGTTGTTTGACTTAGTTGAAATCGTATTTCCTGGAATAGGGAAGTTAACAGAATGTGGAAGAAAATTAGGCGCATCCTGGGAAGATGCTTCGACTCCGTTTATTCGCTTTCATGACGGCATAGCTATTACCCATGTAGGAGTGTTAGAAATTCCTATGCAAATTATGGGACAAATGGTGACGGTGGGGGGAGTACATGGAGTATGCACGAGGACGGAATTTCGCAGGCGCGGCTACTACCGCGAAGTGATGGAGGAGGCGCTAGAATATTGCGATAAACGCTACGAGACGCTGGTATTGACAACACCAAACCCAGAGTTTTATACGCCTTTCGGTTTTCGTAAATTAGAAGAATACGTGTTTAAAGTTAGATGGGATTCTCGGAGTAGCAGGGATGGTTTTAGAATACTGAATTTTGATAATGACAAAGATTTGAAATTGTTACACAGACTATTAGAAACTCGGACACCTGTTTCTAATATTGTTGGAGTGGTGAAAGAGAAAGCCGTATTTTGCTTCAATGAAGGAAGTCTCCCTATATACTATGCGGAAGATTTGGGTTTAATCGCTTGCATGGAGATAAAAGATACCCAACTCCACCTTTTTGATATCGTGGCAACGCAGATATGCCCATTGAAAGAAATCATCGACAGAATACCCCAAACCATTGAAGAGGTAACGATATACTTTAGCCCTGAACTTTTGGATGCAGGAGATATCAAGGCATTTCCCCACGAATTTGATGAGACGGTGCTGATGGTGAGGGGGACATTCGCAGCAGAGGGAGAAAAATTTATGCTA